A single region of the Podospora pseudopauciseta strain CBS 411.78 chromosome 1, whole genome shotgun sequence genome encodes:
- a CDS encoding hypothetical protein (EggNog:ENOG503P211) codes for MSLTHQSQSRTWLSRRSKHRVWLKDVQLYVFCSAYRQENMRQNKSGAFEIYFDREEGAKRFREVFALRMANVESSEEVDNNDAGPS; via the exons ATGTCCC TCACACACCAGTCCCAGTCGCGGACCTGGCTCAGCCGTCGCTCCAAGCACCGTGTGTGGCTGAAGGATGTTCAATTATATGTCTTCTGTAGCGCATACCGGCAGGAAAATATGCGGCAGAACAAGTCTGGTGCATTTGAGATTTATTTTGACCGCGAGGAAG GAGCAAAAAGGTTCAGGGAAGTCTTTGCATTGAGAATGGCAAACGTCGAGTCGTCCGAGGAGGTTGATAACAACGATGCAGGGCCTTCTTAG
- a CDS encoding hypothetical protein (EggNog:ENOG503P211), producing the protein MELETTVNLNIPIEAHLLRGCCREADRCEIVAMGLDQLQIALPESFHGHLIALTGEIRSSCRLLRDLADRSQVHFSRVPIVANYLNVVLPCLSRTLKDIIGYYEEKTISREMRWRKMYNKMTEEASGLPLPQRFVLYNHFLSLLKQLLTRSPSFELNTLETLRTRILKLREQRGIAPPPMQIGTLVRQELMPLAIMQDANAHWAEQIFSLPLPSRTALKHLRHSKSYGPFYPWGHFTIPPESKILFRRPFDEDRISIVVYLNSVDQSPYLLMRTMQGDIPWFSLFGAHELCINREGSALQLKRWSRSEQCSKLWAALYFLTWEGKLLMTASNTPSLCTKTYKHEAYASMQRYGKGS; encoded by the exons ATGGAACTCGAGACAACAGTGaacctcaacatccccatTGAGGCACACCTCCTCCGGGGCTGCTGTCGTGAGGCTGACAGGTGCGAGATTGTGGCCATGGGTCTCGATCAACTACAAATAGCACTCCCCGAGTCCTTCCATGGCCATCTCATTGCCCTCACCGGGGAGATACGCAGCTCGTGCCGTCTTCTACGTGACCTCGCCGACCGATCCCAGGTGCACTTCTCGCGTGTCCCCATCGTTGCCAACTACCTCAACGTCGTGCTCCCTTGCCTGTCTCGGACCCTGAAAGATATCATCGGTTACTATGAGGAGAAAACCATTTCGAGAGAAATGAGATGGCGAAAGATGTACAATAAAATGACGGAAGAAGCCTCTGGGCTCCCACTTCCACAAAGATTTGTCCTTTACAATCACTTCCTATCGTTGCTGAAGCAGCTGCTGACGAG GTCGCCGAGCTTTGAGCTCAACACTCTTGAAACCCTCCGCACTCGAATTTTGAAGCTGCGGGAACAGAGAGGAATCG CGCCACCTCCGATGCAGATTGGGACCCTGGTGCGGCAAGAGCTCATGCCACTAGCAATCATGCAAGACGCC AACGCACACTGGGCGGAGCAGATATTCTCCCTACCGCTGCCGTCTCGAACGGCCCTGAAACATTTAAGACA CTCCAAGTCGTATGGACCCTTCTACCCCTGGGGCCATTTCACTATTCCGCCAGAGTCCAAAATTCTATTCCGGAG GCCATTTGATGAGGACAGGATCTCAATCGTTGTCTACTTGAATTCGGTCGACCAATCACCTTACTTGCTCATGAGAACCATGCAGGGCGATATTCCCTGGTTCTCGCTGTTTGGTGCCCACGAGCTCTGTATCAACCGGGAAGGAAGTGCACTGCAGCTCAAACGATGGAGCCGGTCAGAACAATGCAGCAAACTCTGGGCTGCTCTATACTTCCTGACATGGGAAG GCAAATTATTGATGACGGCTTCAAACACTCCCTCATTGTGTACGAAGACATACAAACACGAGGCCTACGCCTCCATGCAGCGGTATGGGAAGGGGAGTTGA